One window from the genome of Cryptomeria japonica chromosome 6, Sugi_1.0, whole genome shotgun sequence encodes:
- the LOC131037547 gene encoding floral homeotic protein APETALA 1 C, producing the protein MGKKKIPITFVEDPVKRKIHFHKRVHGLFKKLHELSVLCGAPMCLIVEDENKISYCYKTDSGGHAKLIAAEYDKLNVSDKVKVYDPATRTFHNKLKVVRELEDHDQGMIALQNATAEVATVLDGTAEVQLHGDSNLHSAHPGNEDDFSVEWLENFLLSEDDDKDGHNPPVPT; encoded by the coding sequence ATGGGAAAGAAAAAGATTCCCATTACTTTCGTTGAAGATCCAGTGAAACGCAAAATTCATTTCCATAAGAGGGTCCATGGATTATTCAAGAAACTTCATGAACTATCTGTTCTTTGCGGAGCTCCGATGTGTTTGATTGTTGAAGATGAAAATAAAATTTCATATTGCTATAAAACTGATTCAGGAGGACATGCCAAACTCATTGCTGCTGAATACGACAAGCTCAACGTATCAGATAAGGTGAAGGTTTATGATCCTGCAACAAGAACCTTTCATAACAAGCTTAAAGTTGTCCGTGAATTGGAAGACCATGATCAAGGGATGATTGCACTACAAAATGCAACTGCTGAAGTAGCTACAGTTCTTGATGGCACCGCGGAAGTACAACTGCATGGTGATAGTAATCTTCATTCTGCACATCCAGGGAATGAAGATGATTTCTCTGTGGAATGGCTTGAAAATTTTCTTTTGTCTGAAGATGACGACAAGGATGGACATAATCCCCCTGTTCCTACATAA